The genomic DNA AAGGGCAATTTGTCTTAACGCGTCGCGCCAACTGAGCCACGCCCCCATAATTTATTTAATTTTTTTGTTAAAGCAACGGTTATATGGCAAATAATTTTGCAAACAAATCTATGTATTTTGTTTGAGGGCAGTACGGTTTGTACCACCCTCACGCTATTTTGGAGCTATTGATGGGAGTCGAACCCATGACCTCGTCCTTACCAAGGACGCGCTCTACCTACTGAGCTACAACAGCATTACTGCTAATGTATTATGCCACAACTTAACTTCTTAGTCAATAATATTTATTGCTTTATTGATATATTTTTGTTTTATTGCTTGAAACTGATTTATTTAAACCATTTAGCATTTTAAGCAAGAATAAATTAAGCTCTAAAACAAAAGATAAATTAAAAATTAAGTAAATTATAATACGCCTCTTAAAAAATAAACTTATTCTATAATACGCAATTTAAAAAATAATTTTACTGTATAAGTAGTTTGAAAAAGGCAAATATTAGTCTTTAAAATAAGATAACCACCAAAAATAAAAAAGCTATTAACTATTATAAAAGTATAGTGGTTAGAGCGAAAAATAGATTTATTCGTAAACTTTTAGAAAAGTTTTTAGCGGAATAATATGTAAAATCAGTCTAGTTGTCAGCCCGACAATTATGCCCGAAAGTACGCCTATAAGGGCAAGGTAGGGCAAATAAGACATCATAAGCGGAGTATTGCTAACTAATACGTATACTAAGTTTTGGGTTATATTATGGCTAACAGCGCTTAATATGCTTACGCTAACTATGCTTATTTTTGGGTAGAGGGTAGAGAGCAACAAAGCAGAAATTAAGGTTGATACTATTCCTCCGCTTAGGCTATACATAAGCATACTTATATTGCCTGCAAATACGCTACCTAGTACGGTCTTTACAATAACTACGGCTAGCGCAAGCGGAAGATTAAACATAACTAAGGTAAGCAACACAAAAATATTGCTTATTCCAACTTTTGCCCCTACGATAAATAGCGGGGGAAACAACGCCTCTATCATAAAAGAGATAAGCGCAAGCGAGGTAATAATGCCTAGCGTGGCTATTTTTTTAGTTGTTATACTCATACTCATTCTAAAAATTATTCGCTTTAATTGTATTTATATTATTTAATAAGTTAAATTTGTCATTTGACCGTTTTGCTTATCCTAGTGTAATATCACCCGAATCACTGTTTGTGGGTTTAATAATAAGATGGTGAGGCACGCAAATAATTGTGTCCCTACTGTTTGCAATTTGCATTTTTACGCAGTCCTTGTGATAAGAACAATCTGCGTCAAGCATTCTAACTGTTTTTCCTTTTGTGTCGATTATTAAGATATTAACTTCGGTTTTTTCTTTGGCAAAAAAGTAAATAGTAACTTTTAATTGGTCTTGACTAGCTTTAACGTTTACCTTATCTTTAAAGTCGTCGGCAATTTGATATTTGTTTGTTTCAAAATCGTATGTAAATATTGTATGTTCGGCGTTTTGGTCGCTATAAATTATGCTTATTCCCTGCAACGCTTCCTTTTGAGGGGCGAAGACAAATAGAATAAATAGTAGCGCAATAGTTAGGGCAATAGCCCCATAAATTACCAAGTCAAGCGGTAGAAATACTTTTTGGTTTTTTGCGTTGATTAACGTTTTTTGACTCATTCTTCTACCTTTTTATAGTCGCTATCGACTAAGTTTAAATTGTCAATATTTGAGTGAACTTGATATGTTTCTTCTTGACTATTGTAAGTTACAATAGAATATTCGTAGTCGGTTTTACTTAAAAATTCTTTGGCTTTGTCTATTCCCATAACGCATAAAGCCGTAGTCAAGCAATCGCAATAAGCGTTATTTTGAGCCAGTACGCTTACAAGGGCTATGCCTTGTTGAACGGCGCCGTTAGGCGAATTGATAGGCATACCGTTTGCAGGGTTAATAATATGGCAATAGTTGAAACCGTTAATTATATATTTATGCTCGTAATCTCCGCTAGACGACAATGCTTTGTTAGATGTCTTAATATTAGCGTAAGAGCTACTTAGCAAATCATTGTTTCTAGGGGCGGTAAATCCCACTTTATAGTCGGTTGCTTTATGTGTTTTTTTGTCAAAGTTACTAAGAATTGCAATACTACTACTACCGCAAGAAAAATATCCGTATTTATAGCCTTCTTTTTGAAGTAGTTGAGTAACTAAGTCGCAAGCGTAACCTTTGCCGATACCGCCTAAGTCTAGCTTTTGACTGTAAGTCTTGCCGTTAATGGTTACGTCT from Clostridia bacterium includes the following:
- a CDS encoding Gx transporter family protein; this encodes MSITTKKIATLGIITSLALISFMIEALFPPLFIVGAKVGISNIFVLLTLVMFNLPLALAVVIVKTVLGSVFAGNISMLMYSLSGGIVSTLISALLLSTLYPKISIVSVSILSAVSHNITQNLVYVLVSNTPLMMSYLPYLALIGVLSGIIVGLTTRLILHIIPLKTFLKVYE
- a CDS encoding NusG domain II-containing protein, with the translated sequence MSQKTLINAKNQKVFLPLDLVIYGAIALTIALLFILFVFAPQKEALQGISIIYSDQNAEHTIFTYDFETNKYQIADDFKDKVNVKASQDQLKVTIYFFAKEKTEVNILIIDTKGKTVRMLDADCSYHKDCVKMQIANSRDTIICVPHHLIIKPTNSDSGDITLG